CACTGCATTCACTGCCTCCTTCTCTGTTTGGATCCTGGCAACATCTATCTTTATAGcaatttgctgaaaataattgaataGCAGCATATATTAAATTATGTACCTATCAAAAGCTGAAATTGCGCTTCTAATCATGGCGACGTCAATTAGTCCAGCTCTTTTGTTGTTTTAGCAACAGCAACTGATAATTAAAGGCACAGCAGTCTGTCACAAATTTGCACCACTGGCACAGAGCTGGTGGTCACCTTACAGCGACGTTGGCACTGAGTGTTAACGGGAAATACCTAACTTTACGTTCAACAAATGCTCTCCAACAATAATGGCCAGGTCCTAAGGTGAGGGCAGGTACAACAAACAATAGTAGATTGGTAGACAGGTGCAACAGTGTTGAACCAATGCACACTGGTAATCCATTAGAGTCCAATGGTAAGAAAGAACggaaagagagaaaaatatatCTCAATCGTGCAACAAATGatgaatttaaaataattgtagctaacaaaataatttcataaatatgACCTGTTTGCACTTTTATTAGGTAATAGGTCTTTTGAAAGAAAGTtataacacacatgcagtttcattTCAAAACGTCTGGTGTTACTTTAAGGAAGCTCTCCGTCTCTATGCCTTATTCATGGGTtgtctgtttgcacttcctgggtcaattcccctcagcagtgtcttctgggacaAAGCATATTTCTGGCTGAAAGCAGTTAattggggaagcagctggttagttaatgacaggaaagaagccacaCTCCAGGTGAATGACCAAGCTAGtccaacactaactgaaagcattgCTTGctaacagagatttctttaaacaGGTGTACCatgcatcatgttttaaaataaaaatacaagtttaccataacatgtttttctttcaaaactggacatttcaaCTTATATAATGAATAAGATtcaattgaattatttattttatttaattgttaatttatttatgttttaaatttagtgtgcccagttattttacccctgattttctccccaatttggaatgtccaatactTTTtgtcccctcaccgcagcaattccccacacatcCTTTGATAAGGacagcagtgtgtagtggttagggctctgaccggagggtcgtgcgttcaatccccagtgggggacactgctgctgtacccttgagcaaggtactttacctagattgctccagtaaaaaacccaactgtataaatgggtaattgtaaaaataatgtgatatcttgtaacaattgtaagtcaccctggataaaggcgtctgctaagaaataaataataataataatcccatgaccaaaccagcttcctcttccacCTTGCAGGTGTCCGATCTGAGCTCAATGGGCACCTAGCCAGTAGGCTTCACTGTAGCTCAATGAGGAAAGGCAATCCCTGGAGGTTTTGCCACCCTGACCCATGGGAGCACCAGAGGCACCAGAGCCTTTGGAATCCTCAGCGAAGACTGGCAACTCTGCagagccaggacacaaacctaccatgcagctgtgcttttaccaggtgagaccCCGGATTTCTTCTTCTTATGTCATCCTGGTGTTTTTGTGTCAgtggcttgcttgcttgcttgttaatgccaaactttatttaattgaCCAAAACATACTTTGTGATTAAAGGATTTTGGATTGAGCCACATGTCTCTGTTTTTCAGACAGCATCACCCTGGGGGTCTGAGGAAGTCTTGCAGCTGAACAAGCGCACTGACCCAGAACCTGTGTAATTAATGGAGAGAAGGACAGGCAGCTTTCAGACCTGTGGGGAGCAGACAGGAAAAATCTGTCAGAACAGCACTCCAAAACCCAATTAAAAAACATACAGCTAAACTACAACAGCCAACAGTCCAGGAATAAGAGTTTACTGGGCTAACTGCTTTTCAGATACAATGCACAGGTAAAATGTGCATGCATGTACACAAACTGAAAAAGCAAGGGGAGTACCAAGATATAAACAAAgtgtttaataaaattaaaaatacctgTTGACTTTAGCAAATTAGTAATTGGAGGTCTCTTAATCTCGCTGAAGTTGTTTATTTCTCACGTTTGCACATTGTTTTTGCATctccaaaaaaaacagaagtcaaGTCTTCAGACTCTTGCTCCACGGTGGTGTCGATATCCAGCTGATTTGATCTCCAGCTGCCATAGGAACTCCACTCTCTGCAACTGCAGGAAgggtatattttaaaatgtgtgcaaGTTTTGTAACCCAAAGCCATTCCTCGTGGATGATTCAGCATAGCAAATGTGAGACAAACCAAGAGGTCTGTTCATACTGACAATGAAGTCTCAAATGTCTTTGAAAATATGGTCCTTCCCCAATAAAGGCATGGTATAATAGCTCTTTAGTTGGGCTAGTCATAAATACAAACCACAAAATAATATCCAGCAACATGACCACAAGTCAATACCACATAGTTACCCATATTAATCAGACTTACTTATCCCTTTCTTCCTCTGAAGTATTTAAACGCTTTGAATACGGGGGTTTGGTATATAACTCTAAAGAGCTATCTTTCTGTAATTTGTTGTAAATTATTCATGAAGTATGTCATTTGTTTTCACCACTTACAGTTGTGTTTTGCCtctttgttatttgtattatctTTTGGAAGCTTGCCACATACTGTATTGTACAAATTGAGACTGTGCCAAATGCCTAAGAGTGATTAATAATATGTAATTATATTCAATTCTGACACAGTAGTGTAGATATAATAATGCACTGCTCTTCAGAAGAGGTGTGCCAGGTATTGCATGATTTATAATTTGTATACAGAACAATTACATTGTTAATAAAGAATAAAGAGCCTCCCTTTTTACATTGAAACTGCTAtaattaatttactttaaaagtGACAACCCCAGCTTTCAGTCACGGGGTATGTACTGGTCCTTTAGATATTGTTATTAAGACTTTTGTAATCTTTTAAAAGTGCAATAAAATGTACTGTTGTGCAAAATTCCATTGTATTGAATACACATGGTTTGATTTTAGCAGTGATGGGTTAATTAATCTGCTATACAACAATTTCAAACAGCTATGCCATAGAGTTGTTTCACTTTCAAATCCCTTTCGTTTCATCATGGGGAAGCCAGCACATAAAATATTATTACAAAGATTAGTATTTTATTATTCTGCAGTACACTCATCATTTGCTATACAACAATGGTCCACTGTTGTCTAGTTTGACTTGGGATCTTGGTTTTGGAGTGATTTAACTGGTACCTGATTAGTTCTTGCTTCAGATTGCTTGTTGAGGTGTTGTTTTCCTACAGCAAATTACTGGTTGGGAGTGTGTGTGATTGGGTAGAAGTTACATTTGTGGACGTTTCCAGGGACCACCTGAGATAACCCAAGACCTCTGTTTTATAGGATAATTAGaagatattaaaacaaatactaGTCAGTACTAAATATATACCAGGTAATATGTcaattattacattaaaataaccCTAGCTTCAACCCTAACATGGAAAATTCAACAGTTAATTTGACATTAAACCATGGCAAATGAGTTGCATGTATCTTTACTTAAATGAAAACTGgggtcaactccttttaagatttcaaagatttcaatcaagtccccccccacccccccacacacacttctttgttcaaggctaaaCACaatcagttctttcagcctatatTCACAGTTCATTCCTTgaagtctggttgctctttgttggGTTCCATCCATGACCACTATGTCCAATATGGTATTGTCcctttacattatttaaaattccAAAAGGTTTAAAAGAAGTCTCTTTGCTtaagtacaaaaaatatataggaaAAACTGAGCTCTCTATCACAGCAAATCCCCTCAAACATCCCtgttttagtgtttttgttttgttttaattcagtCTGTGTATTGCAGTGTGGTGTGCTCATGAcgcctttacattttttttccttttgcttGAGATCTTAAGAAATGCAACTGGCTTGTCTAAAGTCATTTATTTCAAAAGAAAGTCGTGACAGACTTTCCCCCCACTCACACGCATCCGGGCTCCTAGAAGCAGACAGCCCCTTATTGCAGGCGCTAGCTGCAGCAGCTGGGAGCTCTTCGAGAGCCAAACGTGTCCTTACACAAAAGATGCTGCTCCCGAATAAAACCAAATGCAGAACCTGGGAGTACAGATGTTCGATTTGCACgtagagaaataataataataataataataataataataataataataataataataataataataataaacgttggGGTCTCTGTAAAACCAAATTATTAAGACTTATGTAATGATGCGCCTTATTGTTAATTTGTAATTGTTTGAGAACATATTGCAGTGTAAagcaaatacatattaaaatgtgtttgaaatatttCTTCAAACCATATGTTTCTAACTATTCTTACATTGGACGTTGGAACCCCTATAGAGTTTTTTGTTTTGGATCAAATGGTTCCGAACCCTCTGTTGATCAATACATACTAATGGTTCTATATAGATcctacacacagtacagtatatgtgttcATTTAGCTTTTACTTAAGTTTCAATTCAATAATTCAATTGTTACTTTTCTATAATcacaaacatttaataaataacccTTTCACTTACAACATAATTGTTCAATATTAATGATACGTATTGCACCTTACAGTTTCTGAAAGTTGTGTGCAACCATTTTAATAAagatgactatatatatatatatatatatatatatatatatatatatatatatatatagatagatagatagatagatagatagatagatagatagatagatagatagatagatagatagatagatatagatagatatagatatagatagggctatatttatttttattaagagaTTGTaacgtgttttttattttttatttatttattttttttgtttaattaccaGACCTCTGAAACCCACAAGTAACGCTGGGAAAACGATTTGCAACAACTGTGAGCGCGCCGTCAGCATCTCTCAACATCCACACGAGCGCGCAGAGCTGAGACAGAGAAGCAGCAGCAACAATCATGGAGTCCCGTCCGCAAGCAGCAGCAGCTCGAGAGCGTCCACATCTGCATTCACTGTAGAACGCAAAGTCTCCAGATCAGAGGGAGTTCTGTGATCTGCTATCCACGGATGTTTCTGTTTTTGAGGCGAACCTTTTTTGCAACCAGAAGATTGTATTTCCCATTCCCGGTGAAACCTCAACCGATATTTGCTTCCTGGCAATCATTCTGATGGGAGGTATAATTTTCTTAATTATATAAATAATCAATGGTGAGAAATCGGTTTTCAAGTTGGGATTTCTTGAGCTTGGAGCTAGCTTCAGTTTGTTATTTTGCATTTGTAGTACACGGGATTGTATTATCGATTCATCTCTAGACCTCAGATCTGAACATTTTTGTTctatgtgtgtgtaaataaaaaaaaacccggggctttattttcttaaaatattataatagactGCTGCTTTTACGACTGGTTCAGCGATACAAGAAGAAGAAggtaaaagagaaaacaaaatgttgcCTTCACAGGAAGCCTCCAAGCTTTACCATGACAACTACATGCGAAACTCCAGAGCGATTGGAGTGCTATGGGCAATCTTTACCATATGCTTTGCCATTATAAATGTGGTCGTGTTTATCCAGCCTTACTGGATTGGGGACAGTGTCAACACCCCCCACGCCGGCTATTTCGGCTTGTTTCACTACTGTGTGGGAAACGGCATGTCGAATCGGGAGCTCACCTGCCGGGGTACCTTCGCAGATTTCAGTTCCATTCCGTCGAGCGCGTTCAAGGCAGCCTCCTTCTTCGTGctgctgtccatggtgctgatcCTGGGTTGTATCGCCTGCTTCGCTCTCTTCTTCTTCTGCAACACGGCGACTGTTTACAAGACCTGTGCGTGGATGCAGCTTCTCTGTGGTAAGGCAACCATATCTTATGAATTCCTCCGTTTTCCTCCTATGGTGGTTGTCCTGCTGCTCAGCTACTGTTGCCGAGTGATGTTAATTAGGGGTATCcctccatgatttttttttttttgctagtggTAGGGGGATGCCTATGGTTCCAAAGCTGTGCAgtctttgtttaataaaagcgCTTTAAGAGTACAGCGAAACAAGGTAGTATAAAAAgccatatatgtgtgtgtgtgtgtgtgtgtgtgtgtgtgttcgtgggGGGAACCTATGGCGATGTCAATACAATaggatttgtgtttgtttatttgatttattaaatattgGTAAAACAGATTCTTTAGAGCGTACAGTACAGATGTGCGgtgattgtaaaaataaaagtatgaTAGTAAAGTTCAGTAAAAATTGGTATGTAGGGAACCTAGGCATTCATCACTGTTGAAAATGAATACTGTAAAGCCGGACAGGTCAGATGGTCTTGGGGGACTTGGGTTAACACATTCTACAGCATTTTATGAATGTGGTTTCAAGTGAGGCAAATGCATCTAGTATGCATTGAGAGTCTAATATCATTGGACACTTTAACTGGCCTCTGAGGTACGTTGCCTCGACCGCTGCTCGCAATTCAAAACGTTGCCTTGAGTGCATCGGTCTTTCAGTAACCCCAGTACTGTAGATAATACGGGTGCACATAAGTGTGCGGTGGTTTCTTTTCCTTGCTTGTTCTTTTGCAGACCAGCTGCAATATTGACAGAACTGTACTTAAAACTCAATAACAGAAGACGCCCAATCATTGAAAAACGATTATGTTAGCGATTAATGAATGTCAGCGGGAACGCTCAGAAATACGATTTGTCCttcttatgtgtgtgttttatattgaaAAAGCTGGATCCAACTGTTACTTGTATTGACACGTTTTTTTTGTGAAAGACTGTGGTTATACACAATAAAGCCGTAATCATTTTTTTATCAATAATATTCTAACATGTTATTTGTAAAGGGTGCAGGTCTCTTACGTAATAAGTATTGGTAGCAGTATTCCCCTGGATAGAAGAGGCTTTGGAATCCCCCAATCATCAAGCCAAAGCGTATtatctaatccagtccaggcaGTTGTGGGAATGCAAGTATTTATGTATCATTTTAACAATACAACACAAACCAAGACCTATTCACATTATAATAATATGAGTTTGGATTCAATGCAAGCCCTGCACACGCGTATGCAGAGACAGGATTATGCAATATCGTTCTGTCCATGTTTCCGAAGCAGGAACGATAGCTTTTTACCAGGGCGAGCGTGTGTCTCCGTGTGGAGTTTTGCCTGacgagttagaaatagtaaataaaaaaaaaatagtgagagtcaatgagaagtccccacaaatataggaatgcaaacacgACATTATTCGGTTGCGCAAACCTTCACTTTACCCCCCAGTTTAACTGAcgctgtatttatattttgtatttataatgtaaAAACTGCATCCACAAACGCCAGTGCATACGAAGCAGCGCGTGAGCCCGGCACACTTTCTTACTTtctctttgtattatttgtaCCGGAGGGGTGAGGGAAGGTGTAGTAGTGTAACTACTTTAAATAGTAGTTCACTGTACAACTATATACAGCACAGCAGCTCACAGTAtcagggtgatagagaaagagcaAGATGCAGTTAGCACTAGAATACACAGGCCCTGTTCTGAAGCTCTGGTagtgtttgtactgtattttcaaaGACAAATAAAACGCGGTTAACGATATTACTCGGCACAATAACTAAATATCTCCTTTATGAAACGAGCTTGTTTCTTGCTAATTttatacagtttatttttctCTGAGGAAATGTGTATTTGCCTTGCCTTGTCTGTAGTCTCATgactggtaaataataataataataataataataataataataataataataataataataataataataataatacttctggATAAAATATAGCggactaatgttttttttattgtaagtaAGCAATGATTGATTAATTTAGGTTGTACAAATGCTGACACTATTAACACTGTTATTGACATAATTGTGATTGTCAATTAGGATGACTAGCTGGCTGTGATAGAATGGAACTATCCGCACTAATTAAATCATGCAAGATCATCATTCAGTGAAACTATATTACTCTAGACAAGCACATATATGTGATATATATTCAGTCTTTAAAAACAGTACCTGTTGTATAGGGAAACCAAGGCTCACACCACAGAtttgatttaaaaacagaagTTTTTAATCTATTCCTGGATTTCCTGAATTTGTAAATCAGGTGATGATGAAAAACACAATAGGAACTTTCCCAGGACTTCAACCCATAAACCCTATGTGGTGTGTTTATCCAAACTGCTCGGCGTCGTGCTATCGCTGGAAACCTGTCTTTGGAATCCCCAATGAAAAGGAACGGCAGAGAGACTTGCCATTCACATCACACAGATCATGTGTGATGCGAACAGATTTCAAAGATCAAGTCACTGTAAGGAACGTAACAGATTTCTAATTAAACCTGGCATATATTAATTAGACGAGGTACTGATTAACTAGGGAATGTACTAATTAGCTATAACTGTAGCTAAGAGACTCGTCCTATTTGTTTGTCAGATGTGAACATTTTAATCTATTTAGAAACGATTTCTATTTCTAGTTGATTGAGATTACATTTTCACAATCTTTAATGGTTCCTGTTGGAAAATACTCAGAACTTTGTGGATATAGTCTGTGTTAAAATGGTAAGGTCTAGTTTAAGGAGCAGCTCTTTAGCGCTAGTTGCTAGATTCGCTTTCATCTTGTAACTCAAGCTAGATCGGGAAAGCCTCTGCATAGTTAAGCCATTTAAATaggtactgtgtatttacagccaTGCAAAAGGTAACCTGATTCACAGAAGAAGATCACTTTATGCCGCTGGATCTTCAAACAAAATCAAGGTATTCAGGTTCTATGAAATTCTTTTACAAAGCATACGACGTTGCAGTCATTAAAGCGTGGTCTTGTGTGAATAGTAATAGAGTGGTTTTGCTAGATTCAGTTCAGAGAAGTTTAGGAtaattttatattaatttgcaatgCCAGATAAAAGCTGTGCTATTAGCATTGATTGGTGCTTAATAGTGTGTAGATTACAAATGATgagaaaagtgtttttgtttttccagaattttttttttcgtgACTCAAGTGAAGATATTTTTCatgttcacttcctgtgttacactTAACAGAGTCTTTGAAAATCACCCGTTGATTGGTCTCTAtccaataaaacaacattttggtGTGTTTGCAAAGTCACTCTGACGCTCTTTGGAAACTATCACATTTCTTTGACCTACATTCTGTTTTCAATATTAAGCGATATTAAACGTCTAGATATCAAGCGTTTAGTGAACCTGTATTTGAGTGATTGatcatacaacaacaaaaaaaaaattaaaattaaacaaagtTAAGACAATATGAGTTGCTTTCATTGTTTAGGTTGTGATAAGCTAGTGGCTAATTTTATATTAATTTACGCTGCAAGAAGACGTCATCTTATTAGTATTCATTGGTACTTAATTATGTGTAGATTGCAAACGACGGCAAGTGAAGTGGGAAGTGATTGTTCAGTGGGAGCAGCTGTACAATCCTTTTCCGAGAGCGCGTGAGGGAGACAGACGCAAATGCTCTCGTCAGTGTATCTACCATTCCTGGAATTAGCGTTCAGATCATTTTGTAGCTCAGTGGGTTTCTCAGTCATGTGAattaaatgtatacaaaaaaatacagagctgaaaaaaactaaatactTGATTTGTTCTGACAAGTACAAATGGTTATAATGAGggcaacatatatattttataattcctTAGTGTCAAAGGACACCACCGTGCCTGCATTTACATAGAATCCTTTTACAATAAATCCACAACTCCAGGCTCTTCACACTCAAAGCACATATGGACTATTTACACTACCTTCAAGCAAGTTACTAGGAATCCTTTGAGAAACACAGAGGCGGGAATAAGGCCAACAAGGGCAGTTTTGGAGCCCATTAGATTGTAATGAGGCAGATTGACACCCAATCAGATCCCACGCTTGGATCAGAGGAGGGGTTAGCTGAATTGCACCATGTGTTTGCTACACAATTATATTTTTCTTAAAACCATTCACACATCATACAAGATAAGGGCACAATgtgcagaaggcacaggtgtcattgtccatcaaaccAACAGTataaaggtcactcttgaaatcaggacttaaaggatgtgttgcaataagaatacctctgttaaaggggaacaagactaaaaggctaaaatatgcagaacacagaaattggactatggaacaatggtcaaaggtgctttggactgttgatggatggacaacgacacctgtgccttctgccagttctgttgtcaattcaatgcttgtcttctttctattccttaaggatattattttGAAGTATCGCTCattcttgttagacagctttttgggtcttccagtcctgggtttgtcaattacagatgatgtttctctgtacttgttgattatgctttggataccacaccttgaaaatcaagtgatgtgagctattgcactcaatgtttttccttttttatgcaagtcaaggttgttataatagtagaaaactctagtggaggctttgagtaaattgttgatgctcataatgcatcagagtagaaaaatgcaagatgtctaagactttttgcatttgtattttttttctgggtATTTTGAGAAAGTACTATCTCAAACCATACAACTGTCCAGTTGTAATTTGAGCGCTTATCTGTATCAAGGGCAACACTGTCTTAAAACTGCTCTGACCTTTTCAATAAAGTCTGTGAAGCTTATTGAATGTTCCTTCTTTGGGTTTCTAAAAGGTCACTTTGAAAGGTCAGTTTAACACTGTATAGTTTTATGGCATTTACAACTTGGTGTGTTTGGAATCAaaatttctcccccccccccccccccatcccaatGATATTGCCACAAAACATCTCTGAGAGCGGTCTCCCTTCTCCCCTTCTTTCTGTTCTTTACTCTGGAAAGATATGACTCTTCATTCACAGTATAGATACAGTATAGATGtcacttttattaaaaaatgagCAAAATTGCCAAAGTGGGCTTACATAGGATTAGACACAAATGATAAACacaagaatgtggcaatagacaagtacATGCTGACAAAATATACCATATGgtaattccaagtgaaacaaattccatagtaataatacatttttggctgtcacttgtaggcaaaatgcACATCTTATAAACCCTTGTGCttttatcacaattggacaagtaATCCTCTGGATATAAAAAACGAAGGTTGACAAACCTACATGTAAAGACAAAATGGACAAGAAAGAGGCCATTTTTGACTGCTGCACAGGTGTGCGAGTCATTTAGAAAATCGGTGTGCTAAGCTACTTTGAAAAGAGAGCCtattggtgctaaattatcaaaacCTGCCCTAATCAAGACCACCTTACAACTTCCCACATGACACGAACCTTCTTGCCTTGAATGCATTAGTGAAAATGTAAGTTTCAATATACTTttccattattattttgaaaatgattttTATATTAGGACTGCATCCTTTAATCATGTAATGGAACAGCACTCCATTAACAAATCAATTGCTTCCCATAAGGACTGACATGACACATTTCTGAGataaaatgacctaggaagtgtaagCATTGTTCAGAACGGGTCCTGTAAATGACCAGTCCTCAATGGGAACTTCCCCTTATTTCTTCAATGGTGGGAAGTCTAAAGCAAAGTATGACTCAGTGTTGAGAATATTCCTCATGATACAATAGTATTTGGATATGGAATCACTTTTCAACCAAGCACCTTCAATCAAAGTCTTCTTGTTTGCTGTCCAGCCCAAaagacttgcaacagggagattcAGCTTTCATATATTACAGAACACATATCAGAGGTGGCTTTTGCCTCACGAATTAATAAGTAATATCAGGAATTGGTCGTTTACACCAAAGTGTGAGCTACATATGATGTTTCTTATTTGCAAATATTAGAAATGACTTTCTCCTGCCTGTATACTCtatagcagtggtt
This genomic stretch from Acipenser ruthenus chromosome 16, fAciRut3.2 maternal haplotype, whole genome shotgun sequence harbors:
- the LOC117971255 gene encoding LHFPL tetraspan subfamily member 4 protein-like isoform X2, producing the protein MLPSQEASKLYHDNYMRNSRAIGVLWAIFTICFAIINVVVFIQPYWIGDSVNTPHAGYFGLFHYCVGNGMSNRELTCRGTFADFSSIPSSAFKAASFFVLLSMVLILGCIACFALFFFCNTATVYKTCAWMQLLCAVCLVLGCMIFPNGWDSEVVRDMCGDDTDKYTLGNCSVRWAYILAIIGILDALILSFLAFVLGNRQNDLLQDDLTTDNKEDLMLD
- the LOC117971255 gene encoding LHFPL tetraspan subfamily member 4 protein-like isoform X4, which translates into the protein MLPSQEASKLYHDNYMRNSRAIGVLWAIFTICFAIINVVVFIQPYWIGDSVNTPHAGYFGLFHYCVGNGMSNRELTCRGTFADFSSIPSSAFKAASFFVLLSMVLILGCIACFALFFFCNTATVYKTCAWMQLLCAVCLVLGCMIFPNGWDSEVVRDMCGDDTDKYTLGNCSVRWAYILAIIGILDALILSFLAFVLGNRQNDLLQDDLTTDNKV
- the LOC117971255 gene encoding LHFPL tetraspan subfamily member 4 protein-like isoform X3, with the translated sequence MLPSQEASKLYHDNYMRNSRAIGVLWAIFTICFAIINVVVFIQPYWIGDSVNTPHAGYFGLFHYCVGNGMSNRELTCRGTFADFSSIPSSAFKAASFFVLLSMVLILGCIACFALFFFCNTATVYKTCAWMQLLCAVCLVLGCMIFPNGWDSEVVRDMCGDDTDKYTLGNCSVRWAYILAIIGILDALILSFLAFVLGNRQNDLLQDDLTTDNKD
- the LOC117971255 gene encoding LHFPL tetraspan subfamily member 4 protein-like isoform X1, producing the protein MLPSQEASKLYHDNYMRNSRAIGVLWAIFTICFAIINVVVFIQPYWIGDSVNTPHAGYFGLFHYCVGNGMSNRELTCRGTFADFSSIPSSAFKAASFFVLLSMVLILGCIACFALFFFCNTATVYKTCAWMQLLCAVCLVLGCMIFPNGWDSEVVRDMCGDDTDKYTLGNCSVRWAYILAIIGILDALILSFLAFVLGNRQNDLLQDDLTTDNKDFTITGRI